Proteins encoded within one genomic window of Dermatophilus congolensis:
- the prcB gene encoding proteasome subunit beta: MIGPLQDSSFSQYLADSAPHLLPGHGDCAVQGAGESGWHASAPHGTTIAAATFGQGVVIAGDRRATAGSLIASHDITKVFVTDEHSAVGIAGTAGLAVELVKLFGVEIEHFAKIEGVPLSVDGKANRLATMLRAQMTMAMRGLPVLPLFVASHPAGDRRVARSASPGRIFTYDVTGGCYEEHDFHSIGSGAMFARGSLKKTWRPGLGVDEAVRVLIEALVDAADDDSATGGPDLARGIWPTCAVVTPDGAEEVSPQKLEGIVTELLAARRQRQEGRA, from the coding sequence GTGATCGGGCCACTGCAGGATTCGTCTTTTAGTCAGTATCTCGCTGATTCGGCGCCGCATTTGTTGCCGGGGCATGGTGATTGTGCTGTGCAGGGTGCGGGGGAGTCGGGGTGGCATGCCTCTGCTCCGCATGGGACCACTATTGCTGCGGCTACGTTTGGTCAGGGTGTGGTGATTGCTGGTGATCGTCGGGCGACGGCGGGAAGTCTTATCGCTAGCCATGACATCACGAAGGTGTTTGTTACGGATGAGCATTCGGCGGTGGGGATTGCGGGTACCGCTGGCTTAGCGGTTGAGCTGGTCAAACTTTTTGGTGTGGAGATTGAGCATTTCGCCAAGATCGAGGGTGTGCCGTTGTCGGTTGATGGCAAGGCCAACCGGTTGGCGACGATGTTGCGTGCCCAGATGACGATGGCGATGCGTGGGTTGCCGGTGTTGCCGTTGTTTGTTGCTTCGCATCCGGCTGGTGATCGGCGTGTGGCTCGTTCTGCTTCGCCGGGCCGGATTTTCACCTATGACGTTACGGGTGGGTGTTATGAGGAGCACGATTTTCATTCGATTGGGTCCGGTGCGATGTTTGCGCGTGGCTCGTTGAAGAAAACGTGGCGGCCTGGGCTTGGTGTTGATGAGGCTGTGCGTGTGCTTATTGAAGCGCTTGTGGATGCCGCTGATGATGACAGTGCAACTGGTGGTCCTGATCTTGCTCGAGGTATTTGGCCTACGTGTGCGGTGGTTACTCCTGATGGGGCTGAAGAGGTAAGCCCGCAGAAGTTGGAGGGCATCGTGACTGAGTTATTGGCTGCGCGTCGCCAGCGGCAGGAGGGCCGGGCATGA